One Algoriphagus sp. Y33 genomic window, CATCCTGTCTTGTGTCCGTTTGGAAGTTTAAACTTGCACCAAAAGTAGCTGCACCGTTTGTGGAGGTTCCCACCCCACGCTGAATCTGGAGATTATCCACAGAAGAGGCGAAGTCAGGCATATTTACCCAGAACACACCATGGGATTCCGCATCATTCATGGGGATACCGTTTACAGTTACGTTGATCCGACTTTGGTCTGAACCGCGAATTCGCATTCCTGTGTAACCGATCCCTGCGCCGGCATCAGAATGTGTAACTACCGAAGGGGTAAAATTAAGCAACATTGGAATGTCTTGTCCAAGATTCCTTATGGCGAGTTCTTCCTTAGTTATCTCCTGAAAGGTGGTGGGAGTACTTTGGGATGCCCGGGTAGCTGATACGATAAATTCCTCCGTCATCAGATCTGTCGGGTTTAATCGTATGTTAAGTTTTCCGGAAAATGGCACCTCCAGCGTCTGCTTGAATGTGCTGTACCCGATATAAGAAACGCGTAGTTCTAGTTTCCCTTCTTGCAATTTATTTATGGTGAAAAGACCATTTTCGTCAGTTACACTGCCTTTACCCTGGTTTTCTGCCCATACTGAGGCTCCTACTAATGCTTCGCCGGATGATGCGTCCATCACTGTTCCGCTGAGGCTTTGTTGTGCCCAAGCTGAAATTGAGCCCAAGAATAAAGCCAGTCCAAGAAATACTTTTTTCATGTGTAATAATTCCCTTGCGGGAGATTGAGTGAAACATTGGAAAGCTTTAGGGAAGCTTGCCGTTTTTTGTTTACCCTGCCGCATTGGCAAAATCCAGAAACCGGCTAGATTTTTTGATTTTGCTGCTTGCAACGTTTGTTCATTTCCCTTCGCCGGCATTACCCGGATCAGGTCGTATGGGTATGATCTCAGCCCGTTTTGTTAAGGCACCCCCTATGATCTAATAGCAAAGGTAGTGGTGAAAAGTTGCTTAGCAAATCAGGGGAGTGGAAATCCGTTTTTGACTAGTCATAAGACACCGGTTAGTTAATAAGCCTTTCCTTTCCTTTTTTTACGTTTCTCTCGATTCTTTTTCCTAAATTTCTAACCAAACCCTATTAACCTATGAAAATTTACAAATTGCCTTCGGGCACACTTTTGCTTAATGGAACTGAAGCTTTTTTCGGCCCGGAAATAAATTGGGATGCCCTACTGGCTCGAGAAGACCTAAAAGATTACCTGAATAAGGAATCGAAAACGTGGAAAACCCTTTCTCCGGAAGAAGGCTATGAATTGATTGCGAAGGGAATTTTGGCACCGATGGGAAACCAGGAAATTTGGGCGGCAGGGGTGACTTATTTCCGTAGCCGAACAGCTAGAATGGAAGAGTCTCAAGATGCCGGTGGAGCGGATTTCTATGACAAAGTCTATAATGCAGATAGACCGGAGTTGTTTTTCAAAGCAACTGCTAGTCGGGTATCGGCACCCGGAACTACGGTAAATATCCGAAAAGACTCTACCTGGGATGTGCCCGAGCCGGAACTGACTTTGGTGATTTCTCCCTCGGGAAAAATTCAGGGGTACACCTGCGGGAATGATATGAGTAGTAGAAGCATAGAAGGGGAAAACCCACTCTATTTGCCTCAGGCGAAGGTTTATGCAGGTTGTGCGGCGATTGGCCCCTGTCTTTTTATCACGGATAAAGCCATCGAAGAAACGGCTACCATCCGATTGGAGATTTTCAGAGAGGATGTTTTGGCATTTTCAGGGGAAACAGCCCTGACCCAGCTGAAGCGTAAACCGCAGGAATTGGCGGATTGGCTTTTCCGTGCGAATACTTTTCCAATTGGCTGCTTTCTGATGACAGGAACGGGAATCGTACCGGATGACTTTACACTCGAGGTGGGAGACAAAGTGAGAATTAGTATCGATGAGATTGGAAGCTTAGAAAATTTCATCGAAAAGATCTGATCTGTAGCGTTTTGAGGAGGTGTTTCGTAAGGGATATATATGCTGGTCTTTTCTATAAATCCAAATTTTATGAAGTCATCTATATTTAGTCTATTTGCTGCCTTTTTCTTGTCAGGAGAGTAAGATCTGGAGTTTTGGGTAGACGGCGGCTGGAGTGTAAGCTCCCGTAAAAAGTAAAATCTTAAACCATAAATCTTATCAAACCTAATTGCTATGAAAAAGTATTTATTTGTCGTTTTACTTTCATTTGTTTTTCTCGCATGTGAAAAGTCGGATAACCCTGATGTATCAAAAATGCCGCAGGAATGGACTTTGATAGGCTATAAAAGTGCTTGGGTTGCTGATCCACAACTAATGCCAATAACCGATACGGTTTACAACTATAGGTTGGAGAAAAACGGTTCATTTGTGAAAAACATTGGAACGCATCGTTTGACCGGAACCTATGAAGTGGATAATACCACAAGCGATAGAACTTATATTTCGCTGAATTATGACGAGGAATCCCTTAAGCTTAATGAAGAATCAGGGAGAAACCTTATTCATTATTGTGGGCAGAATTATGAGCCATTTGCAGTATTGGATCCCACGACTATATCCGGCAGCTGGAGTGAATGTGATGGACCCAACTTGATTTTCCGGAAGAGATAAAATAAAGTCTTAGGACATTTCTTTTACTTAGCTCTGTAG contains:
- a CDS encoding fumarylacetoacetate hydrolase family protein; this translates as MKIYKLPSGTLLLNGTEAFFGPEINWDALLAREDLKDYLNKESKTWKTLSPEEGYELIAKGILAPMGNQEIWAAGVTYFRSRTARMEESQDAGGADFYDKVYNADRPELFFKATASRVSAPGTTVNIRKDSTWDVPEPELTLVISPSGKIQGYTCGNDMSSRSIEGENPLYLPQAKVYAGCAAIGPCLFITDKAIEETATIRLEIFREDVLAFSGETALTQLKRKPQELADWLFRANTFPIGCFLMTGTGIVPDDFTLEVGDKVRISIDEIGSLENFIEKI